Proteins encoded together in one Flavobacteriales bacterium window:
- a CDS encoding peptidylprolyl isomerase: MTPKKLLAAAFCGLCITYANAQNGSTDPVLMTVDRQPVTRAEFEAIYKKNNKEASVTKEALDEYLELFINYKLKVREAETLGMDTIGKFRNELDGYRKQLARPYLIDRELNDALMREAYDRSTQEVRASHILLQVPPDASPEDTMAVWKRITALRDRIMNGEDFATVAKGVGGSEDPSAQKNGGDLGWFSALQMVYPFENAAYNTPEGTVSQPVRTRFGYHMVKVTGRRPARGQMKVAHIMLRSTDQDSPEKQAERRAAHPRDPPPARIERHHLQRGRAQVQRGREQQHQGRRTGAVRHRQDDRGVRGCRLRVEAARSNERTDQVALRLAHHPLHRSHSASYL; encoded by the coding sequence ATGACACCGAAGAAGCTCTTGGCCGCGGCGTTCTGTGGCCTCTGCATCACGTACGCCAACGCCCAGAACGGAAGCACCGACCCCGTGCTGATGACCGTGGATCGCCAACCAGTGACCCGCGCGGAATTCGAGGCCATCTACAAGAAGAACAACAAAGAAGCCTCGGTGACCAAGGAAGCCCTGGACGAGTACCTCGAGCTCTTCATCAACTATAAGCTGAAGGTGCGCGAGGCGGAGACCTTGGGCATGGACACCATCGGGAAATTCCGCAATGAGCTCGATGGCTACCGCAAGCAACTGGCCCGCCCCTATCTAATCGACCGGGAGCTGAATGATGCGCTGATGCGCGAGGCCTATGACCGCAGCACGCAGGAGGTGCGCGCCAGCCACATCCTGCTGCAGGTGCCACCAGACGCCAGTCCGGAGGACACCATGGCTGTCTGGAAGCGCATCACGGCGCTGCGCGACCGCATCATGAACGGTGAGGATTTCGCAACGGTGGCCAAAGGCGTGGGCGGCAGCGAGGACCCCAGCGCGCAGAAGAATGGCGGCGACCTGGGCTGGTTCAGCGCCTTGCAGATGGTTTATCCCTTCGAGAACGCAGCGTACAACACACCCGAAGGCACCGTGAGCCAACCGGTGCGCACGCGTTTCGGCTACCACATGGTGAAGGTGACGGGACGCAGGCCCGCACGCGGCCAGATGAAGGTGGCGCACATCATGCTGCGCAGCACCGATCAGGACAGCCCCGAGAAGCAAGCAGAACGCAGAGCAGCGCATCCGCGAGATCCACCGCCAGCTCGCATCGAACGCCATCACCTTCAGCGAGGCCGCGCTCAAGTACAGCGAGGACGAGAGCAGCAGCACCAAGGGCGGCGAACTGGCGCAGTTCGGCACAGGCAAGATGATCGAGGAGTTCGAGGATGCCGCCTTCGCGTTGAAGCAGCCCGGTCAAATGAGCGAACCGATCAAGTCGCGCTTCGGCTGGCACATCATCCGCTGCATCGAAGCCATTCCGCCTCCTACCTATGA
- a CDS encoding LexA family transcriptional regulator produces the protein MANTVFGSNIKLLRTRRGRSQEEVAVALDVKRSSYSGYENGSAEPTFELLVRMSEYYKISIDKLLRDDLTQLSESQLGILERGGDIDLSGRRLRVLATTVDKNDRENVELVPEKAKAGYALGYADPEYISILPTFQMPFLAKDRKYRTFQISGDSMPPVADGSWVTGEYVQNWQALRDGQPYIVITKEDGIVFKVVYNQLKEKGSLLLCSTNPLYAPYEVQVANVLEIWKFTHFISAELPEPNMSRDELARSVMELRKEVSQLRLSMEQQGRLAF, from the coding sequence ATGGCAAACACAGTCTTCGGAAGCAACATCAAGCTCCTGCGCACCCGACGCGGCCGATCGCAGGAGGAAGTGGCGGTCGCGCTCGACGTGAAGCGATCGAGCTACAGCGGCTATGAGAATGGCAGCGCCGAGCCCACCTTCGAACTGCTGGTGCGCATGAGCGAGTACTACAAGATCAGCATCGACAAGCTCTTGCGCGATGACCTCACCCAGCTGAGCGAGAGCCAGCTGGGCATCCTGGAGCGCGGCGGCGACATCGACCTCAGCGGCCGGAGGCTGCGCGTGCTGGCCACCACGGTGGATAAGAACGACCGCGAGAACGTGGAGCTCGTGCCCGAGAAAGCCAAGGCCGGCTATGCATTGGGCTACGCCGATCCGGAGTACATCAGCATCCTGCCCACCTTCCAGATGCCCTTCCTGGCCAAGGACCGCAAGTACCGCACCTTCCAGATCAGCGGCGACAGCATGCCGCCCGTGGCCGACGGATCCTGGGTGACCGGCGAGTACGTGCAGAACTGGCAGGCACTGCGCGACGGCCAGCCCTACATCGTGATCACCAAGGAGGACGGCATCGTGTTCAAGGTTGTGTACAATCAGTTGAAGGAGAAGGGCTCCTTGCTGCTGTGCAGCACCAATCCGCTCTATGCGCCCTACGAGGTGCAAGTGGCCAACGTGCTCGAGATCTGGAAATTCACCCACTTCATCAGCGCCGAGCTGCCCGAGCCCAATATGAGCCGCGACGAGCTGGCCCGCAGCGTGATGGAACTGCGCAAGGAGGTGAGCCAGCTGCGGCTATCCATGGAGCAGCAGGGCCGGTTGGCGTTCTGA
- a CDS encoding MBL fold metallo-hydrolase, which produces MTLHPIDTGYFKLDGGAMFGVVPKTLWSKHHPPDENNLCTWAMRCLLVEDGDRLILIDNGIGDKQDARFFSHYDLHGDDTLEGSLRKAGFSKDDVTDVFLTHLHFDHCGGSIVREGDMLIPAFRRAKYWSNEHHWAWATQPNPREKASFLKENILPIQESGQLEFVPVGRRSEEENVYLKEVFPAFDVFLVNGHTDAMMIPHIRYKGRTIAYMADLLPSIHHIPLPWVMAYDTRPLLTMQEKSDFLGVAADEGIVLFFEHDPVNQCCTVERTEKGVRLKEAFPLSAL; this is translated from the coding sequence ATGACCCTTCACCCGATCGACACGGGCTACTTCAAGCTCGACGGCGGCGCCATGTTCGGCGTGGTGCCCAAGACCCTTTGGAGCAAGCACCACCCGCCCGATGAGAACAACCTCTGCACCTGGGCCATGCGCTGCCTGCTGGTGGAGGATGGAGACCGGCTCATCCTCATCGACAACGGCATCGGCGACAAGCAGGATGCGCGCTTCTTCAGCCACTATGACTTGCATGGGGACGATACGCTCGAAGGCTCCCTGCGCAAGGCCGGTTTCAGCAAGGACGATGTGACTGACGTGTTCCTCACGCACCTGCACTTCGACCATTGCGGAGGCAGCATCGTGCGCGAGGGCGACATGCTCATCCCGGCATTCCGCCGTGCGAAGTATTGGAGCAACGAGCACCACTGGGCCTGGGCCACGCAGCCCAATCCACGCGAGAAGGCCAGCTTCCTCAAGGAGAACATCCTGCCCATCCAAGAGAGCGGTCAATTGGAGTTCGTGCCCGTGGGGCGCCGCAGCGAAGAGGAGAACGTTTACCTGAAAGAGGTCTTCCCCGCGTTCGACGTGTTCCTGGTGAATGGCCACACCGATGCGATGATGATCCCGCACATCCGGTACAAGGGCCGCACCATCGCGTACATGGCCGACCTATTGCCGAGCATCCACCATATCCCGCTGCCGTGGGTGATGGCCTACGATACGCGCCCGCTGCTCACCATGCAGGAGAAGTCCGATTTCCTCGGAGTTGCCGCCGACGAGGGCATCGTGCTCTTCTTCGAGCACGACCCCGTGAACCAGTGCTGCACCGTGGAGCGAACGGAGAAAGGCGTTCGGCTGAAGGAGGCGTTCCCCTTGAGCGCTTTGTGA
- a CDS encoding peptidoglycan synthetase, whose protein sequence is MPTPKRLHFIAIGGSAMHNLAIALHRQGFDITGSDDEIFEPSRSRLDRLGLLPDRLGWHPEDITKEIDAVILGMHARADNPELKRAQELGIPVFSYPSYFYERTKGKTRVVIGGSHGKTTITSMIVHVLRQAGVEFDYLVGAQLDGFDCMVKLSDTSQVAIIEGDEYLASALEPVPKFHLYRPDIALISGIAWDHVNVFKTFDGYVDQFRKFIACIEPGGKLVYCTEDGTVKEVGEEEEVKAQRVGYGVPKHRIVEGVTILETAHGDVPLQVFGKHNLQNLEGARHVCHLLGIGDKQFHAAIGTFHGAAKRLEKLAESPGRIVFKDFAHSPSKLKATLEAVREQFPDRRLVACMELHTYSSLNEGFIDQYAGCMDAADHAIVFYDPHAVELKRLPPIPMERVKRAFAREDLIVLNDPIAVMGEVRKGIGGDSVLLMMSSGNFGGLDLQALSEAFTA, encoded by the coding sequence ATGCCCACCCCAAAACGCCTGCACTTCATCGCCATCGGCGGCAGCGCCATGCACAACCTGGCCATCGCGCTGCATCGCCAGGGCTTCGACATCACCGGCAGCGACGATGAGATCTTCGAGCCCAGCCGCAGCCGATTGGATCGCCTTGGCCTCTTGCCTGATCGGCTCGGCTGGCATCCGGAGGACATCACCAAGGAGATCGACGCGGTGATCCTCGGCATGCACGCCCGCGCCGACAACCCCGAGCTGAAGCGCGCGCAGGAGTTGGGCATCCCCGTGTTCAGCTACCCATCGTACTTCTACGAGCGCACCAAGGGCAAGACCCGCGTGGTGATCGGCGGGAGCCACGGCAAGACCACCATCACCAGCATGATCGTGCATGTGCTGCGGCAGGCCGGTGTGGAGTTCGATTACCTCGTGGGCGCTCAGCTCGACGGCTTCGATTGCATGGTGAAGCTCAGCGATACGAGCCAGGTGGCCATCATCGAAGGCGATGAGTACCTCGCTTCGGCCTTGGAACCCGTTCCCAAATTCCATCTGTATCGGCCGGACATCGCTTTGATCAGTGGCATCGCGTGGGACCATGTGAACGTGTTCAAGACCTTCGATGGCTATGTGGACCAGTTCCGGAAGTTCATCGCGTGCATTGAGCCAGGTGGCAAGCTGGTGTATTGCACGGAGGACGGAACGGTGAAGGAAGTCGGGGAAGAGGAAGAAGTGAAGGCGCAGCGCGTGGGCTACGGCGTGCCGAAGCACCGCATCGTCGAAGGGGTCACCATCCTGGAGACCGCGCATGGCGATGTCCCGCTGCAGGTCTTCGGCAAGCACAACCTGCAGAACCTCGAGGGCGCGCGCCATGTGTGCCACCTGCTCGGCATCGGCGATAAGCAGTTCCATGCCGCGATCGGCACCTTCCACGGAGCGGCAAAGCGGCTGGAGAAACTCGCTGAGTCCCCCGGCCGCATCGTCTTCAAGGATTTCGCCCATTCACCGAGCAAGCTGAAGGCCACCTTGGAAGCCGTGCGCGAGCAATTCCCTGATCGCCGTTTGGTGGCCTGCATGGAGCTGCACACGTACAGCAGCCTCAACGAGGGCTTCATCGACCAATACGCCGGCTGCATGGACGCTGCGGATCACGCCATCGTGTTCTACGACCCGCATGCGGTGGAGCTCAAGCGCCTGCCGCCGATCCCCATGGAGCGCGTGAAGCGCGCCTTCGCGCGCGAGGACCTCATCGTGCTCAACGACCCCATCGCCGTGATGGGCGAGGTCCGCAAGGGCATCGGAGGGGACAGCGTGCTCTTGATGATGAGCAGCGGCAATTTCGGAGGGCTGGACCTGCAGGCCCTCAGCGAGGCCTTCACCGCATAG
- the rho gene encoding transcription termination factor Rho, with protein sequence MHDQEALSAMKLAELKDIAKKLGLKKTDTLKKQDLVTKILEAQASKKGEGEKAIGPAFRGDDKDLTDLATSDEPSVVEDPEPEPTTMGDDRDDDEDDGDDDEEEDDDEDETSETAEKAATGAPPPPSEAPSGQDPNRETRQDRWRDRRERQRQERQQGGEQRQAQEQRPQQAHRPEQGDRPREDRREDRREPRQDRPQGNGGEQRGDQRVDQQRQDRPFQPPREQITFDAFVECEGVLEVMPEGYGFLRSSDYNYLASPDDVYVTQQIIKQYGLKLGDTVSGFVRPPREGDKFFPLVKIDRINGRDPEWVRDRVPFKFLTPLFPDEKFTLAAKDANISMRVLDLFAPIGKGQRGLIVAQPKTGKTVLLKDVANAIAANHPEAYLIVLLIDERPEEVTDMARSVKAEVIASTFDEPASRHVQVAGIVLEKAKALTECGHDVVILLDSITRLARAYNTVQPASGKILSGGVDANALQKPKRFFGAARKIENGGSLTILATALVDTGSKMDEVIFEEFKGTGNMELQLDRKISNRRIFPAIDIMSSGTRRDDLLHGKEVMQRTWILRKHLADMNSVEAMEFVKKHMEGTRSNEEFLVSMNG encoded by the coding sequence ATGCACGACCAAGAGGCGCTCAGCGCCATGAAGCTCGCTGAGCTGAAGGACATCGCGAAGAAGCTGGGCCTGAAGAAGACCGACACCCTGAAGAAGCAGGACCTGGTGACCAAGATCCTGGAGGCCCAGGCCTCCAAGAAGGGCGAAGGCGAAAAGGCCATCGGCCCGGCCTTCCGCGGCGACGATAAAGACCTCACCGACCTGGCCACTTCGGATGAACCCAGCGTCGTCGAGGATCCCGAACCGGAGCCCACGACCATGGGCGATGACCGGGACGACGATGAGGATGACGGGGATGACGATGAGGAGGAGGACGACGACGAGGACGAGACCAGCGAAACGGCGGAGAAGGCTGCCACCGGCGCACCGCCACCACCTTCAGAAGCGCCTTCCGGTCAGGATCCGAACCGTGAGACCCGGCAGGACCGTTGGCGAGATCGTCGCGAGCGTCAACGGCAGGAGCGTCAACAAGGAGGCGAACAACGTCAGGCGCAGGAGCAGCGCCCGCAGCAGGCCCACCGTCCGGAACAGGGCGATCGCCCTCGCGAGGACCGCCGCGAGGATCGCCGCGAACCTCGACAGGACCGTCCGCAAGGCAATGGCGGAGAGCAGCGGGGCGACCAGCGCGTCGATCAGCAGCGCCAGGACCGCCCGTTCCAGCCGCCGCGCGAGCAGATCACCTTCGACGCCTTCGTGGAATGCGAAGGCGTGCTGGAGGTGATGCCCGAAGGCTACGGCTTCCTGCGCAGCAGCGACTACAACTACCTCGCATCGCCGGACGATGTGTACGTGACGCAGCAGATCATCAAGCAATACGGCCTCAAGCTGGGCGATACCGTGAGCGGCTTCGTGCGCCCGCCGCGCGAGGGCGACAAATTCTTCCCGTTGGTGAAGATCGACCGGATCAACGGCCGTGACCCCGAATGGGTCCGCGACCGTGTCCCCTTCAAGTTCCTCACCCCCCTATTCCCCGACGAGAAATTCACCCTCGCGGCCAAGGACGCCAACATCAGCATGCGCGTGCTCGACCTCTTCGCGCCCATCGGCAAGGGACAGCGCGGCTTGATCGTGGCTCAGCCCAAGACCGGCAAGACCGTGCTGCTGAAGGACGTGGCCAACGCCATCGCCGCGAATCATCCGGAAGCCTACCTGATCGTGCTGCTCATCGATGAGCGCCCGGAGGAAGTGACCGACATGGCCCGGAGCGTGAAGGCAGAAGTGATCGCGAGCACCTTCGACGAGCCGGCCTCTCGGCACGTGCAGGTCGCCGGCATCGTGCTGGAGAAAGCGAAGGCGCTCACCGAGTGCGGCCACGACGTGGTGATCCTGCTCGACTCGATCACCCGCCTGGCACGTGCCTACAATACCGTGCAGCCCGCCAGCGGCAAGATCCTCAGCGGTGGTGTCGACGCCAATGCGCTCCAGAAGCCCAAGCGCTTCTTCGGCGCTGCTCGGAAGATCGAGAACGGCGGCTCGCTCACGATCCTGGCCACCGCTCTGGTGGATACCGGCAGCAAGATGGACGAGGTCATATTCGAGGAGTTCAAGGGCACCGGCAACATGGAGCTGCAGCTCGACCGCAAGATCTCCAACCGCCGCATATTCCCTGCCATCGACATCATGAGCTCCGGCACCCGCCGCGACGACCTGCTTCACGGCAAGGAAGTGATGCAGCGTACCTGGATCCTGCGCAAGCACCTGGCCGACATGAACAGCGTGGAAGCCATGGAATTCGTGAAGAAGCACATGGAAGGGACAAGGAGCAACGAAGAGTTCCTGGTCTCGATGAATGGGTGA
- a CDS encoding DUF4293 family protein, protein MIQRIQSAFLFAAALSSGATWFFPVRSWSKGGTEARFFASGMRTSDGTEILDIGLPIPYAVLHSAVALVLLAAVFLYRNRMRQARLVRGGWMVALLTGVLQFISRALRSLILPAGGGDRARHPG, encoded by the coding sequence ATGATCCAGCGCATCCAGTCCGCTTTCCTCTTCGCAGCCGCTCTATCCAGCGGTGCCACTTGGTTCTTTCCTGTACGCTCATGGTCAAAGGGCGGAACGGAGGCGCGGTTCTTTGCATCGGGAATGAGGACCTCTGATGGCACCGAGATCCTGGACATCGGCTTGCCGATACCGTATGCCGTTCTGCATTCCGCGGTAGCATTGGTGCTGCTGGCCGCGGTCTTCCTTTACAGGAACCGAATGCGTCAGGCAAGGCTGGTGCGCGGCGGCTGGATGGTAGCGCTGCTCACGGGCGTGCTGCAGTTCATCTCAAGGGCGTTACGGAGCCTCATTCTTCCTGCCGGTGGCGGTGATCGCGCTCGGCATCCTGGCTGA
- a CDS encoding DUF4293 family protein: protein MPVAVIALGILAERAIRKDEELVRGADRLR, encoded by the coding sequence CTGCCGGTGGCGGTGATCGCGCTCGGCATCCTGGCTGAGCGGGCCATCCGGAAGGATGAGGAACTGGTGCGCGGCGCGGACCGATTGAGGTAA
- a CDS encoding agmatinase family protein, giving the protein MSKTAKTKSFDPNSPADPSAQIYGLPFTCEEADIVLVPVPWEVTTSYGGGCSRGPQAIREASLQVDLFHPEFPGLWKRGIAMDEVPKALKQQSAALKKLAALVIDAQTGETSPKKLAKAAESMVLINEECAVMNDWVEERCAHWLKKGKLVGLVGGDHSTPLGLFRAQAKRHKKFGILHIDAHLDLRIAYEGFLYSHASIMHNALALPQLERIVSVGIRDFCQQENEVFLKQKDRVRVVRSADMRAMQYAGATWKDQCEAIINALPEKVHISFDIDGLDPTLCPNTGTPVPGGLAFEEATYLLSRLAAKRTIIGFDLVEVSPGKDEWDANVGARLLWHLCGVMGS; this is encoded by the coding sequence ATGAGCAAGACCGCCAAGACCAAGTCCTTCGACCCCAACAGCCCAGCTGACCCCAGCGCGCAGATCTACGGCCTGCCCTTCACCTGCGAAGAGGCCGACATCGTGCTCGTGCCGGTGCCGTGGGAAGTGACCACCAGCTACGGGGGCGGATGCTCGCGGGGCCCCCAGGCCATCCGGGAGGCCAGCCTGCAAGTTGATCTCTTCCATCCGGAATTCCCTGGGCTATGGAAACGAGGCATCGCCATGGATGAGGTGCCCAAGGCCTTGAAGCAGCAGAGCGCCGCCCTGAAGAAGCTCGCCGCGCTCGTGATCGATGCGCAGACCGGCGAAACGAGCCCGAAGAAGCTCGCGAAGGCCGCCGAGTCCATGGTGCTCATCAACGAGGAGTGCGCGGTGATGAACGATTGGGTGGAGGAGCGCTGCGCCCACTGGTTGAAGAAAGGGAAACTGGTCGGCCTCGTGGGCGGCGATCACAGCACGCCGCTCGGCCTCTTCCGCGCACAGGCCAAGCGCCACAAGAAGTTCGGCATCCTGCACATCGACGCGCACCTCGACCTGCGCATCGCCTACGAAGGCTTCCTGTACAGCCACGCCAGCATCATGCACAACGCGCTGGCGCTGCCGCAGCTGGAGCGCATCGTGAGCGTGGGCATCCGCGACTTCTGCCAGCAGGAGAACGAGGTCTTCCTGAAGCAGAAGGACCGCGTGCGCGTGGTGCGCAGCGCAGATATGCGCGCCATGCAATACGCCGGTGCCACTTGGAAGGATCAATGCGAGGCCATCATCAACGCATTGCCGGAGAAGGTGCACATCAGCTTCGACATCGATGGCCTCGACCCCACGCTATGCCCCAATACGGGGACGCCGGTGCCGGGCGGACTCGCCTTCGAAGAAGCAACCTACCTGCTCTCTCGCCTCGCCGCCAAGCGCACCATCATCGGCTTCGATCTCGTGGAAGTGAGCCCCGGCAAGGATGAGTGGGATGCCAACGTGGGCGCGCGCTTGCTGTGGCATCTGTGCGGGGTGATGGGGTCCTAA
- a CDS encoding LysM peptidoglycan-binding domain-containing protein: MRAFAIISVLTTACAPAQPLWRLDSLVATWPVRSAQEADRRQHAPGVVRAMDTRGLFAKLRTAQPGLPVFADSLVARYVDVLGEARRDDLRAALGLVHAYDALIEGELVQQGLPKELKRLPLALSCMNTLAEGPEGGAGLWMLTYPVALRYGLRVNGEVDERLDPRLSTMAAVRYLKDLFAQHGDWSRTIMAFTCGPANLQRAIGRTHATAELHELYPHVTAGVRDALPFWMAMCYLASHQEQLGIAPMTVTPMEPADTLRSPQAVRFDALAMTLGLPLHRLRALNPTLCGAEAPAYHALLVPKGEGVRYSALSDSIAHVQQALVERARTASEPGADAIAQGPSGREAIYYRVRSGDFLGRIAQRFNVKVSQIRTWNRMRGDHIDVGEELVIWVTPAQRARFEKQQERSDDADGPVNDASPKPDGATAEVPVDAEHPPSRSAGERFTWYTVRKGDSLYGIAKRYPGVDADSLMRVNGIGPGIRPGQRIKVPTKP; encoded by the coding sequence ATGCGCGCCTTCGCGATCATCTCCGTGCTCACCACTGCTTGCGCACCAGCGCAGCCACTGTGGCGGCTCGATAGCCTTGTGGCCACATGGCCAGTGCGATCGGCGCAGGAAGCCGACCGTCGCCAGCACGCGCCCGGCGTGGTGCGCGCCATGGACACGCGCGGCCTGTTCGCCAAGCTGCGCACCGCGCAGCCCGGACTTCCCGTATTCGCCGACAGCCTGGTGGCGCGCTATGTGGATGTGCTCGGCGAAGCGCGCCGTGACGACCTTCGGGCTGCCCTCGGCCTGGTGCACGCCTACGATGCGCTCATCGAGGGCGAATTGGTGCAGCAAGGCTTGCCGAAGGAGCTGAAGCGCCTGCCGCTTGCGCTCTCATGCATGAATACGCTGGCCGAAGGTCCTGAGGGCGGCGCTGGTCTCTGGATGCTCACCTATCCTGTTGCGCTGCGCTACGGCCTGCGCGTGAACGGAGAAGTGGACGAGCGCCTCGACCCTCGCTTGAGCACGATGGCGGCAGTGCGCTACCTGAAGGACCTCTTCGCGCAGCATGGCGATTGGAGCCGAACGATCATGGCCTTCACCTGCGGACCGGCGAATTTGCAGCGCGCGATCGGACGCACGCATGCGACCGCGGAACTGCACGAGCTCTATCCGCACGTGACCGCTGGCGTGCGCGATGCGCTGCCCTTTTGGATGGCGATGTGCTACCTCGCATCGCACCAGGAACAGCTCGGCATTGCGCCCATGACAGTGACCCCGATGGAGCCGGCGGACACATTGCGATCCCCGCAAGCCGTGCGCTTCGATGCGCTGGCGATGACCTTGGGCCTGCCGTTGCATCGCTTGCGCGCCCTGAACCCCACGCTCTGCGGTGCCGAGGCGCCCGCCTACCATGCGCTGCTGGTGCCCAAGGGCGAAGGCGTCCGATACTCGGCGTTGTCCGATTCCATCGCGCATGTGCAGCAAGCACTGGTCGAGCGCGCACGCACCGCCAGCGAGCCCGGCGCGGATGCCATCGCACAAGGACCGAGCGGCCGTGAGGCCATCTACTACCGGGTGCGCAGCGGTGATTTCCTCGGCCGCATCGCGCAGCGCTTCAACGTTAAGGTGTCGCAGATCAGGACCTGGAACCGCATGCGCGGCGATCATATCGATGTGGGCGAGGAACTCGTGATCTGGGTGACGCCCGCGCAGCGCGCGCGCTTCGAGAAGCAGCAGGAGAGGAGCGACGATGCGGATGGCCCTGTGAACGATGCATCGCCGAAGCCCGATGGTGCGACGGCGGAGGTGCCGGTGGACGCCGAGCATCCGCCTTCGCGTTCGGCGGGCGAGCGCTTCACATGGTACACGGTGCGCAAGGGCGATTCGCTCTACGGCATCGCCAAGCGCTACCCCGGCGTCGATGCTGACAGCCTCATGCGCGTGAATGGCATCGGCCCTGGCATCCGGCCGGGGCAGCGCATCAAAGTCCCCACCAAGCCATGA